A stretch of the Salminus brasiliensis chromosome 23, fSalBra1.hap2, whole genome shotgun sequence genome encodes the following:
- the sft2d3 gene encoding vesicle transport protein SFT2C, producing the protein MAELNRQLQEYLAQSKSGAKTISQSSSSTAISIDEEATTVPGSWFGRWSSPFPSRGAPAGPSQSSGFSWPWSAEPDPCLPAMSRSQRLVAFGTCVLLSALCFGLSAVYAPLLLLKARKFALLWSLGSLFALMGAAVLRGPSKLLCSPSPGAAVYLCALAGTLYAAMGLHSTALTALGALVQIGAIAGQVLALLPGGSAGMRFVGGMAASAIKRTVTGKTMPI; encoded by the coding sequence ATGGCGGAGCTGAACAGACAGCTACAGGAATACCTAGCGCAGTCCAAAAGCGGCGCCAAGACCATTTCACAGTCCAGCTCCAGCACGGCCATAAGCATCGATGAGGAAGCCACGACAGTCCCAGGGAGCTGGTTCGGCAGGTGGTCGAGTCCTTTCCCCAGTCGCGGAGCTCCGGCAGGCCCGTCGCAGAGCAGCGGCTTTTCCTGGCCTTGGTCCGCGGAGCCGGATCCGTGTCTGCCGGCTATGAGTCGCTCTCAGCGCCTGGTGGCCTTCGGTACTTGCGTCTTACTCTCGGCGTTGTGTTTCGGACTGTCGGCTGTCTACGCCCCTCTGCTCCTTCTTAAGGCTCGGAAATTCGCCCTCCTCTGGTCCCTCGGCTCTTTATTCGCGCTCATGGGCGCAGCGGTTCTCCGAGGGCCGAGCAAACTCCTGTGCAGTCCGAGCCCCGGGGCCGCGGTGTATCTGTGCGCGCTGGCCGGGACGCTGTACGCGGCCATGGGCCTCCACAGCACAGCTCTCACCGCTCTGGGAGCCTTGGTTCAGATCGGCGCTATAGCGGGACAAGTGTTGGCGCTGCTGCCGGGAGGGAGTGCTGGAATGCGGTTTGTTGGAGGCATGGCAGCCTCGGCCATCAAAAGAACGGTGACTGGCAAAACCATGCCTATTTGA
- the LOC140545821 gene encoding dual specificity protein phosphatase 18 — MSMSQITPTLFLSGADASLNQALLTRKGITLIVNATLSHTCPRYPGVECIRVAVSDLPSTRLSEHFDRVASRIHNNQAGGTLVHCAAGMSRSPALIMAYLMKYKGVTLQQAHSWVQRSRPYIRLNAGFWDQLLDYERKLYGKNTVKVAAPLEPLPQPPKLTPKLTPKLTPRFSLRACPQSPRLGRVRRFSFSKMTF; from the coding sequence ATGTCTATGTCCCAGATCACCCCGACTCTTTTCCTGAGTGGCGCCGATGCTTCGCTTAACCAGGCCCTGCTGACCCGTAAAGGGATCACCCTCATCGTCAACGCCACCCTGTCCCACACCTGCCCCAGGTACCCGGGCGTGGAGTGTATCCGAGTGGCCGTTTCCGACCTGCCCAGCACCCGTCTGAGCGAGCACTTCGACAGGGTGGCCTCCCGTATCCACAACAACCAGGCGGGAGGTACCTTGGTCCACTGTGCGGCCGGCATGAGCCGCTCACCCGCTCTGATCATGGCCTACCTCATGAAGTACAAAGGAGTCACCCTCCAGCAGGCGCACAGCTGGGTCCAGAGGAGCCGACCCTACATCCGCCTCAACGCGGGCTTCTGGGACCAGCTCCTGGACTACGAGAGGAAACTGTACGGGAAGAACACTGTGAAGGTGGCCGCTCCTCTAGAGCCACTGCCACAGCCACCCAAACTAACCCCCAAACTGACCCCCAAACTGACCCCCAGATTCAGCCTGAGGGCCTGCCCCCAGTCTCCGAGACTGGGACGGGTTAGACGGTTCTCGTTCTCAAAAATGACGTTTTAA